The Ornithorhynchus anatinus isolate Pmale09 chromosome 1, mOrnAna1.pri.v4, whole genome shotgun sequence genome includes a window with the following:
- the LOC107546786 gene encoding apolipoprotein L6-like has product TFHKNEVNVLFDAILDVKGEISDTLEELDRHEKEVSDRITELNNAADYIDQIHKNCTIAQLVAKSTSVACGILTILGFALVPVTAGGSLILSAAGTGLGTAAAVTSIATDVTEWKSSTAAKESVVSSTNVNGNPLQDVVQALKQRKEQVSSAVRKGVSFIHCVKAIGGAQKSPRLVAYAKRFSTLGNAAQTTSRRGRQVQKAFGATALSMTKGARALGGLMACAGILMDTVAIVRDSQHLKQGAASEAASELRERASSLSQQLVYLGDLSQSLQWVKSLKSVIPPTTERGKNLLTYQTIIAARDTFFELLCTWFRGISLRFKRILGRGFSR; this is encoded by the coding sequence ACTTTCCACAAAAATGAAGTGAATGTGTTGTTCGACGCCATCctcgatgtgaagggggagatcTCAGACACGTTGGAAGAACTGGATAGGCATGAAAAGGAAGTTAGTGACCGGATTACAGAGCTAAACAACGCCGCAGACTATATTGACCAAATCCACAAGAACTGCACGATTGCCCAACTGGTGGCTAAATCCACCAGCGTCGCCTGCGGAATTCTGACCATCCTAGGCTTCGCTCTAGTGCCCGTCACAGCCGGAGGGAGTCTGATCCTCTCGGCAGCTGGAACGGGCCTGGGGACGGCAGCGGCCGTCACGAGCATCGCAACGGACGTCACTGaatggaaaagcagcacggcAGCCAAAGAGAGCGTCGTCAGCAGTACGAACGTCAACGGAAATCCCTTACAGGATGTGGTACAAGCTTTGAAGCAGAGAAAGGAGCAGGTATCTTCGGCCGTTCGAAAGGGTGTTAGTTTCATCCATTGTGTGAAGGCCATCGGTGGGGCTCAAAAGAGTCCTCGCTTAGTAGCCTATGCCAAGCGGTTCTCCACACTGGGAAATGCTGCCCAAACAACTAGCAGGAGGGGCAGACAAGTGCAGAAGGCCTTTGGGGCAACTGCCCTGTCTATGACCAAAGGAGCCAGGGCACTGGGCGGGCTCATGGCCTGTGCTGGGATTCTGATGGACACAGTCGCCATTGTTCGGGATTCTCAACATCTGAAACAGGGGGCAGCGTCAGAGGCAGCAAGTGAATTGAGGGAGAGAGCTAGTTCCCTGAGTCAACAGCTTGTGTATCTTGGAGATCTCTCCCAGAGCCTGCAATGGGTGAAAAGCCTCAAGTCTGTCATCCCACCAACCACTGAGCGAGGGAAGAATCTACTGACCTACCAGACTATAATAGCTGCAAGAGACACTTTCTTTGAGTTACTATGCACATGGTTTAGGGGAATTTCTTTGAGATTTAAAAGAATTTTAGGAAGAGGAtttagcagataa